A window of Salvia splendens isolate huo1 chromosome 8, SspV2, whole genome shotgun sequence genomic DNA:
agTTGACATCTTTGGAATTTATGTTTGTTAGCATTCATTTGCTAACTGGTTAATTGAACGCTTTTAATTTTCTTCTTTAGGGCTGATGATGAGCCTGTAGATCCTAAAAAGGAACTCGAAGATCGGTGCAAGGCTCCATGCACACGGCCACTAAAAGAATATCAGGTGTGTTTAGTTGGCAAATTGACTGATTGTTAAATATTCAATGTCTATTTTTCAATGCATTTGTTGTTGTTTTCTGCAGCTCTCTTCCAGCTAGTTCATGTAGCTCATTTTTCATTCATTAGTTTATTGCTCATTATGCCTCGGCTATGATTCATTTAAAACCTGAAGTTATAATAGCAGGGAATCCCACTCTGTAATACAGAGTCTGTATCTAAGTTATTTACTTGTGTATATGTGTACAAATAATATTTGAATTGAcatcatatttattttaaattgagcTTCTTTTGTCATTCTAGTTTGGATATAGCAAGTGATTCTTTGCGCTTTTGTGTCAATTATGCTGTTTGTATGCATTCCATTGTATGAACTACAAGAAAAGGCCAGATTGTAGTACTCGTAAGACTCTTTACTCTTTGTGCTTGTATCGTTCTTCTAGTGTTAATCTCTGATAGTTTGTCTTGTCATTTTCCGTGTGCGAATTTATCGTTGGTTATAATTGAATGCTTATGATTGCTGTATAGCCTATATAAGAGGAAATCCTTCTGGTCTCTGTTTGATTGTGTGAAAACTTAGTGAAATAGTACATGAACTCATGAAGCAAATGGTGATGACATCTAGTTGATGTCTTCAATGTTGACAAGGAAGTCATAATCAAATATATTTGCATTGATATTCTCTTGTTTAACTAATAGGAGTATTCTGCATGACAAATTGAGAATTCTTCTAATTCACCTGTGTACGTGATGATACATTGCTACTGTCTACAGGTTTCCCTACATAGACCTGCATTTTAGTAGTTAAATTTGACTTTTCATGGATCTGTATGTGCAAGACTTCATGATATACTTCTATGAGGTGAATTTAGTAAATTTGATATTAGAATTATCCCAAGGAAAAAGTGATACTAAATTGTTGTTCCATGTGATTCTGCAAGCAATGTATAAGCAGCAGACAAGTTTTAGAAATCACTTTTTGGGTGGAACAATGAACTCAATCTGAACATGTGTGGAATTTATCTGCTTTTTGTATCGGTTGCTCTTTCATAAGGTTGTTACAACAGTGAAATTCCCAGCATTGTCTGGTCTTGGAATCTTAACAGCTTTCAAACTGAGAGAAGATATTTCCAGCTGTTTTAGTGAGCATGTGTTTCTGTGATGATTTGTTATTATTTTTCTCACTTTCAAACTTTTGTCCCAACACCACATGCTTCTGTGGTTTTGCTTACAAAGTTGATGTTTTAGAATGCTAATACGCTGTTGGTTAATAGGCATGTGCTAAAAGAATTCAAGGTGATGAATCGGGACATAAGCACTGCACGGGACAATACTTTGACTATTGGCGCTGTGTTGACAAATGTGTAAGCTGGCTGCATTTTCCTATTAAACCTTCTAATTCCCCTGCTTCTTCTTCACAACTTTTAACAAGCTGTATTCTGATTCACTTCCGGAATTCCTTATTACAGGTTGCGACCAAGCTATTTACACATCTTAAATAACAGAAGAGTACCAACATTGGCATTCATCCAGAGTATCCTCTTTTGTCTCAAAAGGACCTGGCACTTCAATTTTATTGTATTCTTGTTGTGAACAtatgatatgctctccaaggcAAGTCTTTGGCCACATGGAGTTATGAGTTATGGAGAAATAAGAATTTTGGAATTGGGACAAATATGCTTTTGCAATTTGAATTTGTGGTTGCAGTTGCTTGTTTGATCAAATAATTCAGCAAATTTTCTACAGAAGCTGTGCTTTGCTTGAACTGTACTTAAAGTAAGGCTGTAACAATAGGAATTTGGAATATTATTGTTTGTGTCAACATGTTTTTATTGGATTAGGAACATCTTATGAAAATTTATTTGATGAACAATTGGAATGTTTTGCAAATAATTTGTTAAAACATTGTCAGTATTATCTATGATGAGTAAACCTAAAGAACTATAAAATCACTTTTTCAATGTATAGTTTTCGCTGCAATGGATAGTGTGGATGATATCTTTAAGATAATTGTTTTGAATCATTAATAAGATCTTAACATTTCTAAGAACTACTACTTATTAGTTTTGTGAAGCTCAttcatagtagtagtattttattgtTGTCAAGTTTTATTCATCTTATCCTTCATTCATGATCACCGCGTGACAATATTTGTTAAGAATATCTTGCATCGACATTTCATGATAAGCAAACCTTTATTCGAACATTTAGAAGTGTCACAATATTTCAAATACTATGTAGAAACGAACGCATACCAAAGCATCCATACATAACACATTTTGTCGTATTTGTGTTAGAATCGTATATTTATAGTCCATACTTTTAGTAAGTGTTTTTTGCATGTAATCAAGTTTGCTTTGTTTAAGTGATTTTTTGTGCAACTCAGAGAACATGAGGAAAAAGTAATGATATGTCTAGTAAATCATGCATGAGCCGCTTATCAAAAGATTAGAGGTTCTGGCTCTGATAATAAATGAAAACACGAGCTGAAGTCATAATCATTATATTCATGATTTTGTTGATACTATTTCTCCTATAGCCTAAGTTAAAACCTTTTGTTAAAAACTTATTTGAACTATGTTAATAAGGCATAATAGCTATGACTAAgatttttgtaaaaaatgaaaaatttccTCAACTCATGAAACAACCCTAAGGATTTTCCCCTCTTTTTCCTTCACCTGCCAAATCTCGTTGAGCATTCAGTTTTCTCTCCACAAGTTGCAAACATATTCTCGATTTCCCCAAATTTCAAGGTCAAGAACTGCCAATTTGCTCTTGAATTCCTTCACTCTTGGTTATGGAACCCTCCTCCACTTCTTCCCCCTCCAAGAAGCTTCTTATCACAGATCTGAAGCCCAAATCGGTCCCCAGTTCCGCCTCCTCTTCCTCCGCCACCAGCACTCCTCCGGCGCCGGAGAAGAGGACCCGCGACCAGCCCAATATGTCCGATTGCCACTGCTGCGGCCGCCGGATTAACCAATCAAACCCTAAGGACCGCCTCCAGCCGATCGACAGCGTTTGGCGGATAGTGCTCCTCTGCAGGAAATGCCGCAGGGGTGTTTCTTCGGGCCAAACGTGCCCTTACTGCTTCCAAGCAACGGGGAATTCAGGTGATCTTTGTACATGCAGAGCTTGTCAACGCAAAATTCATAATGATTGTGTTAGGGATTATGGTAAATGCACGCCTTGGTGTTATTTGGGGGCGGGGTTTGAGGGGTTTAGGGTTTGTGTGGATTGTTGGGTGCCTGAATTGCTCAAAAATTCGATTCAAATTTTGGGGAGTGAGAACATGGGTGGGTTGAAAGAAAAGGGTGAAGGTATAAATGTGTTGGAGAATTCGGAGCAGAATGGAATGTGTGAGGTGGAGAAGATTAAAAAGGTGGTGAAGGCAAAGGATCAAGTGACAAGGAGGGGAAATGGGACGATTGGTCAGGATGGCTTGGTGGATGGTGCTTCTAATTTGCTTGGTAAGAACTATAGGGATAATTTGAAGGCTGGGAGTTCGAATTGTAGTGGTGAAAGTGAAGCTGATGATGCTGAATTAGCAATTCAATTGCATAGAGTTATGAATAGTTCACCGAGAATTTTGAGGGGTATGCCAGTGGGAAGCTCCAATGATGTGGATGCTTCTAACACTAGGAATTGGAAAGGTTTATCTTATAAGAGATCTGGTTTTGGAAAAAGACGCAGTGGAGACCAGAAACTTGATAGCTGTGCAGATAGTGCTGTGAATGATTCAAGTGCTGGTCTAACTGGACTAAGCCTAGGACTAATACCTTATAGGCGGGACAAGAAGCGGAGAATCTGGTCAATAGAAAATGAGAATACTGAAATATCTGCATCAACATCTAGCCTGCAGCCAGCATTGAAGAACTTGCATTCAGATGAGGCCGGGGTTGCCTGTTTGGATGATGCTGGGATTGAGTGTTCAGATGAAGCTGGGGTTGGGTGTTCGCTTACGAGTGGTGCTGATACATCAGAGGATCCAAGTTGTGATAATATTGGATGGACTAATTCTTGTGCAGATGATGGTAGAATTGGAAAAGAGCTTATAACTTACAAGCGCACTAGGTTCGGGAAGAAGGTATTCCAAATGAATGGCCTGATTGATGTTTATGGTGATAGCAGCCCTTGTGGTAACTGTGGATCGCCCTTCGAGGCTGCGTGTTGTCAATATGATTCTGCGAACCTTAATACTAGTTCTCTAGTCAAGAGTAAAACTGAGGAGATTTTGCCGAGTGGCACTTCTGATACAGCGCAGGATCGCTATCATCTAAAATATGTGAAAAGAATTCCAGGCACCAAAGCTGACTCGAGTTTCCTTCGTTATGGCACTTTTCATGCCATAGACCGCTATCTGTTTAAATATGCTAAGAGGGTGAAGAGTTCCAACTACAGCTCAAGTTCTGAAGCTAAACCGCACTCTAATGCTTTTCTGGATGAAATTGGCATCTCTGCTACAAGATTAACTACTAACTGCTCTGCGGAATCTAGGACTCTGTCTGATCTTTCATTTGACTCCTTTACCGTTGATCTGCCTCAGTGAGCAGGTAAtgaatttagtttatttattcaACCCCTTAACTGAGCAGGTAGTGAATTTAGTTTCTTTATTCAACCCCTTAACTGATGGATACAATGATTGTTGTGCATTAGTATGTTGCTTACTTTCTTTTATTGTGACCATTCATCCATCATAAGGCATAGTACTAATCTACGAAGCTGCTCTTGCTTTGTAAAATGGACTCTATGGTCGGTTGGCTTTTGTTTGTGTTACTTACAATAACATCTGCCTATGATCTGTATACTATCTAAATGGACAATATGTGTAATTAGAATAGTTTTTAGTCTCGCAGAGACGCAGACCACTCTAGTATGATTTCCTTTATTTCTGGGAAATGCATTGTTTGGTAAAAAAGTTGTGTTTAATAGATTTCGTATTCTTGAAGTTGTGAGAGGTATTTATGTACTAAAATATATGGGATATAATGGATAAAGACCACAGCTTGATATTTAAGCATCAATTCACCCTTCCTTTGTCACCACAAAAGCTTCAGGCCAAAATAAGTTACTAGGACTAGGAAAAGTCATGCTAGTTATTGCTTCTTTGTTCTAATTTAACATTCCTGCTTCGATTCTGTATGCCACTTCTCTTTAGGTGTAATCTTGCACAGTAATTTCACAAGAAGTGCTATGACTTATGAAGCCTTGTGTGTATATGCTGTAATATAAAGCTGAAACTGTTTCAAGAGAGTGTGAAGAGGCACAGCCTTCTGTTTATATACCTCGGAGTCTCGGACTTGAGGTCCGAGGTAGACACCCTTACACAATTTTTCTTTGCAGCACGAGAAGCTAACATGATACCAGATTATGTAACCCTTCATTTATTTCTTTGTGGGGCATAAGGTTCTTCTCACACTATTCTTTTCCACAGTAAGAAGTATCACTTGGATTTtggttaattttttaaaacacggGTGTTCAGGTCACGTTATAAGTTTGATTTCGTTATACATGGTTTTGTGATATCATTGAGTGACATCTTTATGTCATGTCCACTTCATATTTGCTTGACCTCTCGGGCTTTGACTTGTTATGGATCTAGAACAACTTATTCACctcttaataatttattatgcacCAAATATGATTTTACATAATAAACAAGCATAATGTGTAAACTTTTCCACTATTCTTGTTAAAATCAATCTGTATGTTGCGAAAAGGCATGATATCGACGTCTTTTTGGTGATATTTCTGCAGAGTGATCTTTTAAAgttgtttaataaatttttgattgGATTCATTGTAAAGTGCAGAGTATGATCAGTCATAGTTTTGTTCACTGTTTTGCAGGAAAATTTAATGACTCCAATATTGGTGGCATTCTTTCAGTGGATTGGCGGAAATGGTAAATGTGGCTTAGAGTAAGAAGGGTACTCTTTCCTGTTGTTCCATTATTGTTTGATACCCGTGCACATTGCTGCTTTGACAAATCTCTGTAGTATTTGACAAGTTAAGATGCCAatatcagcctcttgcttctttATGATAGCATGTATCATTTGAAGTCTATATTAGTAGAATTAGTTAATGCTCTGGCCTGTGGCTATCTGACGATGAGTAGAGTTGATGTATATAGCCTTTTTTCTTGGATCAAAACCCCCTTCCTTTTCTAATATGACAACAGCCTTGGAAGAACagaaaaaaatgagaaagtTGCTCTAGCCTATATTTCATCTTTTATCTGTCTAAACAAAGGTATTAGTGAAAGCACTGACATTTCCACTTATACACAcatgtacatataaaatatatgCATATATCTAATTCAGAGTTGTAACTACGGATCCATTAAAAGTGTCACGCTGCCCTCGCTTGAATAAGACTGAAGTTAGTCATTAGTGTACATTGTTATGAATTATGATGATATAGGATTTGCTTCCACAATCATATTTTAGGCTGGAAGCAAATGTTGTGTTCGAGTGCTGTTACACCAATAAGTAAGAACAAGAGCCTCTGCATTAAGCTTGGTTTATAAGACTAATTGTGGTGTAGAGTTACACCACAACTTGAAAAGTATGCTGCATTAGATCTTTCATCTATTTCTCTCTGGCAGACGGCAGTTTAAGCTTGTTTGACAAGACAATTCTTGTTGTCGGCACCTGAAAATAGCTGTGATGAATGCACTATATGAATATGTTAGTGAGGCTTGTGGGTTTTGTGTGGGATGCACACTCCCTGATATATTCTAATTGGCTTATCATCCCACTTAGTGTGTGCATAGCACACTTTTTCATATTAAATATGCTACCCTTTGGTGTGTTGTCCAAAACTCTCCATTCTTCCAAGTGCTTTCTGATGCATCCATCCATCTTCATAAatttctcttcatttttatATGCTTCTTTGGATTGAATATCTTTAGGTGGACAAAAAGCACAAGGCCTTGGGATTAAATTCATGTATATGTATAATTCTCAcatatctataaatacacctcttTTCATACTCAGCATCCTCAACCAGCCATTCTTatatccccccccccccccctcccctctctctctctctctctgcactTGGTGATGGCTTTCCCAAACCATATGGAGATTACAATCCCAAGACAGGATACAGAGCAAAACCATGGCAACATTAGGGTTGTTCCTGAAATAGAAGCATTTGACTTATCACTTGGTGCACAATGGCTGCAAGCTGCTGTGCTAGGAGCTAAGGACGGATTTGTATCTATTGCCTCACTGATGATGGGGGCCGGAGCTGTCAAAGGCGGAGTTAGGGCTTTGATCCTCACTTTCTTGGCAGGACTCTTTGCTAGTGCTTGCTGTATGGCGATAGGGGAGCTCGTCCATGCGTCTTCTCAGCTAGAGGTAGTAATAGCCCAGATGAAGAGAGAAGGCTCAGCCAATCCCTCTCGACCTGCTGTGGAAGCAGTGATAGCCCAGATGAGGAGAGAAGGCTCAGCTTATCCCTTTCGACCTGCTCTTGAGGCAACCCTCGCCTTTTCATTGGGGGCTTTTGCCCCAATTCTCATGGCTGCCTATATTACTGAATATACTGTTAGGTTAGCTGTGGCCATCGTGGCTTCCACCACCGTGGCACTTGTGGCGTTTGGTGGCCTCGGGGCGGTGCTGGGACGGAGCCGGGTGGTTTCTTCTTGTGTTAGGGTGCTGGTTGGAGGCTGGATAGCTATGGCTATTACCGCTTGTTTTACTAAATTACTTACTGTTAATTAGCGGTATGGAAATGTGTTAGAAAATCACTCATACCATTTTTATCGGCTGACCGAATTATTTTGGAATTcaagataattaaaattcaataaaacGAATTGTTGACACAATCACACATATATTGAAcctatattataatatttcatCCATTCACAAATATAGgttatttttcctattttatgaagtgacattaaaactcgtgttctACACAAATAAgacgatttttttaaaacaaatgaaGTATAATTGTGCCTGaacaacaattttaatttatgtgcTAAATTTTCTAGTAATAACTTCTATTTTTGTTTTGGAGGGTTTGGCaaaagacaaatttatagtaaCATAAAAGATGGCAATTTTTCTCGTGCAGAAAGGGGTAATTTACTTTTAATTGTTAAAGTCTGACTGGAAAACGATTTCATCTTAGTAGTCTcaatctttttattttagtttttaaggaatttaattaatttttatatttcagggtattaattattttagtaatATATATAATCATTTACGAAACTTGCAATATGGACTTTTTTATTACT
This region includes:
- the LOC121744370 gene encoding vacuolar iron transporter homolog 4-like translates to MAFPNHMEITIPRQDTEQNHGNIRVVPEIEAFDLSLGAQWLQAAVLGAKDGFVSIASLMMGAGAVKGGVRALILTFLAGLFASACCMAIGELVHASSQLEVVIAQMKREGSANPSRPAVEAVIAQMRREGSAYPFRPALEATLAFSLGAFAPILMAAYITEYTVRLAVAIVASTTVALVAFGGLGAVLGRSRVVSSCVRVLVGGWIAMAITACFTKLLTVN
- the LOC121744369 gene encoding uncharacterized protein LOC121744369, translating into MEPSSTSSPSKKLLITDLKPKSVPSSASSSSATSTPPAPEKRTRDQPNMSDCHCCGRRINQSNPKDRLQPIDSVWRIVLLCRKCRRGVSSGQTCPYCFQATGNSGDLCTCRACQRKIHNDCVRDYGKCTPWCYLGAGFEGFRVCVDCWVPELLKNSIQILGSENMGGLKEKGEGINVLENSEQNGMCEVEKIKKVVKAKDQVTRRGNGTIGQDGLVDGASNLLGKNYRDNLKAGSSNCSGESEADDAELAIQLHRVMNSSPRILRGMPVGSSNDVDASNTRNWKGLSYKRSGFGKRRSGDQKLDSCADSAVNDSSAGLTGLSLGLIPYRRDKKRRIWSIENENTEISASTSSLQPALKNLHSDEAGVACLDDAGIECSDEAGVGCSLTSGADTSEDPSCDNIGWTNSCADDGRIGKELITYKRTRFGKKVFQMNGLIDVYGDSSPCGNCGSPFEAACCQYDSANLNTSSLVKSKTEEILPSGTSDTAQDRYHLKYVKRIPGTKADSSFLRYGTFHAIDRYLFKYAKRVKSSNYSSSSEAKPHSNAFLDEIGISATRLTTNCSAESRTLSDLSFDSFTVDLPQ